A genomic stretch from Helianthus annuus cultivar XRQ/B chromosome 1, HanXRQr2.0-SUNRISE, whole genome shotgun sequence includes:
- the LOC118489820 gene encoding uncharacterized protein LOC118489820, with protein MPKYAKFLKDLLKRKERIGELSNIPLTGGCSAVVLNKLPEKLTDPGTFTIPCFFGGAVTPAHALADLGASINLMPFSLYERLGLGELTPTRMSLSLADRSVKYPRGIVENLLVKIDRFVFPVDFVVLDMEADERVPIILGRPFLRTTKAIIDVFDGKISLRAGDEIVTFEIDRAMQHPSGRDDDSGPCHSVYFLNSFISCVDTCLEYISGADLVGEGVVGEHSEGEVDEVEEEQLDESDELSAEP; from the coding sequence ATGCCTAAGTATGCGAAATTTCTCAAAGATCTTTTGAAGCGTAAGGAGAGAATCGGTGAGCTTTCGAATATTCCGTTGACAGGGGGTTGTTCCGCTGTAGTCTTGAATAAGCTACCAGAGAAGTTGACCGACCCGGGTActttcacgattccatgtttcTTTGGGGGAGCCGTTACCCCTGCTCACGCCTTAGCCGATTTAGGGGCCAGCATCAATCTGATGCCATTTTCGTTGTATGAGCGACTTGGTCTAGGAGAGCTTACACCCACGCGCATGTCATTGTCCTTggctgatcgatcagtcaagtaTCCTCGTGGGATAGTAGAGAATTTGTTGGTGAAGATTGATAGGTTTGTGTTCCCAGTGGATTTCGTTGTGCTCGATATGGAGGCCGATGAGAGAGTTCCTATTATTCTAGGCCGTCCATTTCTTCGAACCACAAAGGCGATCATTGACGTCTTTGACGGTAAGATTTCTCTTCGTGCGGGTGACGAGATTGTCACATTCGAGATTGATAGAGCGATGCAGCATCCTAGCGGTCGTGATGATGACAGTGGGCCGTGTCATTCCGTTTACTTTCTCAATTCATTCATATCTTGCGTCGACACGTGTCTTGAGTACATTAGTGGAGCCGATTTAGTAGGCGAGGGAGTTGTTGGCGAGCATTCTGAGGGTGAAGTTGATGAGGTAGAGGAGGAGCAGTTGGATGAGAGTGATGAGTTGAGTGCTGAGCCGTGA